The following coding sequences lie in one Bacteroidota bacterium genomic window:
- a CDS encoding radical SAM protein, protein MKIILTHAYFLSEDVREQFIMKPYVPLGILSISSYLEQKGIDHEVYDNTFSDYTTFINKTIRFSPDVIGIYTNLMTKLNVLKIIKEIKSSPSLKHTKIILGGPEVRNHAENFLTHGADVLVIGEGEETFFETIQHLSKSKNIPDGISGTAVLVDGKVKTNDERILLKDINILNPPNRKKIDLHQYLNAWKNRHGYSTISVSTMRGCPYTCKWCSRAVYGGTYRRKKASLVIDELESIYKEYNPDRIWFVDDVFTINHKWLTEFATEIENRNFKFKYEIITRADRMNEEIIDLLKKSGCFKVWIGAESGSQKIIDAMDRRVSVDKVREMIQLSQKKGIKAGTFIMLGYPGETIDDIKKTITHLKVSNPDEYTVTIAYPIAGTKLYDEIKDRITTNYNWAESTDRDIDFKRQHSRKFYEYAVRWVYNSVHVHKTKNPIEKIKYFSKGQIAKLLMQLNS, encoded by the coding sequence ATGAAAATAATTTTAACACATGCTTATTTTTTAAGTGAAGACGTTCGTGAGCAATTTATCATGAAGCCATATGTGCCACTTGGCATTTTAAGTATCTCCTCTTACCTAGAGCAAAAAGGAATAGACCACGAAGTTTATGATAACACATTTTCTGATTATACTACATTCATAAATAAAACAATTCGTTTCTCCCCAGATGTTATCGGCATATACACCAACTTAATGACGAAGTTGAATGTATTAAAAATCATAAAGGAAATAAAATCTAGCCCATCCCTAAAACACACAAAAATCATTTTAGGAGGACCAGAAGTAAGAAACCATGCCGAAAACTTCCTTACACATGGAGCTGATGTATTAGTTATAGGCGAAGGAGAAGAAACCTTTTTTGAAACAATTCAACATCTATCAAAATCTAAAAACATTCCAGATGGAATTTCTGGAACAGCTGTATTAGTTGATGGAAAGGTAAAAACGAATGATGAAAGAATATTATTAAAAGACATTAATATCCTCAACCCTCCAAACAGAAAAAAAATAGACCTTCACCAATACTTGAATGCATGGAAAAACAGACATGGTTATAGCACCATTTCGGTGAGCACCATGAGAGGCTGTCCATACACATGCAAGTGGTGTAGCAGGGCTGTATATGGGGGCACATACAGAAGAAAAAAGGCTTCATTGGTTATAGATGAATTAGAATCAATCTACAAGGAATACAATCCGGATAGGATATGGTTTGTGGACGATGTTTTTACAATCAATCATAAATGGCTCACAGAATTTGCTACTGAAATTGAAAATAGAAATTTCAAATTTAAATACGAAATTATCACTCGTGCGGACAGAATGAATGAAGAAATAATTGATTTGTTAAAAAAGAGTGGCTGTTTTAAGGTATGGATTGGCGCAGAAAGCGGTTCTCAAAAAATCATAGATGCTATGGATCGGAGGGTAAGTGTTGATAAAGTTAGAGAGATGATACAACTCTCACAAAAAAAAGGAATAAAGGCAGGAACATTTATAATGCTGGGCTATCCCGGAGAAACAATTGATGATATAAAAAAAACGATTACTCATTTAAAAGTTTCAAATCCAGATGAATATACTGTGACTATCGCTTATCCGATAGCCGGAACTAAATTATATGATGAAATAAAAGATAGAATCACAACCAATTACAATTGGGCAGAAAGCACTGACAGAGATATTGATTTTAAAAGACAACATTCAAGGAAGTTTTATGAATATGCAGTTCGTTGGGTGTATAATAGTGTTCACGTTCATAAAACAAAAAACCCCATTGAGAAAATTAAATACTTCTCTAAAGGGCAAATTGCAAAACTATTGATGCAATTAAACTCATAA
- a CDS encoding DUF2029 domain-containing protein — protein sequence MSGQNVWSEIYDVASFNKNVINEGFQGLFLSHTSVPPQSLLFYTPFSLIDNPYLSKFIFNILGVCIFSFVIFLLQTKGKLILNHKWILLLFFIIPLYYNLLFGQTYLYIATVFLVLIHASNRWMHLTAILLSISISIKITPIVFLLYYFLKKQYRIVFYTLGYCVVIFVFSWFVVGEETMYNFFKYILPKLLDGYVNDPFSSSYHNVITILRDCFLYDEILNPSVYTSLTASMIGLINAIICGIVLLVTLQSLNSEKISKSNAFIVLIVLMNIISGYTSTYSLLIMFPAILFNQERKSSLFYILLALICFLPPRMMDDVGPLLAHYKLYLFFGLFLVLISEDWVLRISMDSWLVLSVFTVLSIVKIAVSNQRPTFLYYQPKVLNEHFIVDATISNAQLSYVFYNYSGYNEKVLIDSNLKDNCSDYLSEIYKTSLFLKDGTQIKLIGCFGDTVVVLSDYNRGPGLYNLFKVQKKEYQKLIH from the coding sequence ATGAGCGGTCAAAATGTTTGGAGTGAAATTTATGACGTTGCATCATTCAATAAAAACGTTATTAATGAAGGATTTCAAGGCTTGTTTTTGAGCCACACCAGCGTCCCACCGCAATCCCTTTTATTTTATACCCCTTTTTCTTTGATCGACAACCCTTATCTTTCAAAGTTTATCTTTAACATCCTTGGAGTTTGTATTTTTTCTTTTGTTATTTTTTTATTGCAAACCAAAGGGAAACTAATACTAAATCACAAATGGATTTTGCTCCTTTTTTTTATAATACCATTGTATTATAATTTACTTTTTGGCCAAACCTACCTCTACATTGCTACTGTGTTTCTTGTTTTGATCCATGCCTCCAACAGATGGATGCACCTCACGGCAATTTTATTATCAATCAGCATATCAATAAAAATTACTCCAATTGTTTTTTTGCTCTACTATTTTTTAAAAAAGCAGTATCGTATTGTTTTCTATACGTTAGGGTATTGTGTCGTTATATTTGTTTTTTCATGGTTTGTTGTCGGGGAAGAAACAATGTATAATTTTTTCAAGTATATTCTCCCGAAATTATTGGATGGTTATGTAAACGATCCTTTTTCTTCTTCTTATCATAATGTGATCACCATATTGAGAGACTGTTTTCTCTATGATGAAATATTAAATCCTTCTGTTTACACATCGTTAACAGCTTCAATGATTGGCTTAATAAATGCCATCATATGTGGGATTGTATTACTTGTGACATTGCAATCCTTAAATTCAGAGAAAATTTCAAAATCAAATGCATTTATTGTGCTTATTGTGTTAATGAATATTATTTCTGGTTATACATCCACTTACTCTTTGCTTATTATGTTCCCTGCGATTTTATTCAACCAAGAAAGGAAGTCATCTTTGTTTTATATTCTATTAGCACTTATTTGTTTTCTGCCCCCTCGGATGATGGATGATGTTGGACCACTATTAGCACATTATAAATTGTATTTGTTTTTCGGCCTATTCTTAGTATTAATTTCCGAAGATTGGGTTCTTCGAATTTCAATGGATTCTTGGCTTGTTTTATCCGTGTTTACAGTTCTTTCAATTGTTAAAATTGCTGTATCAAATCAACGGCCAACGTTTTTATATTATCAACCGAAAGTCTTGAACGAACATTTTATTGTAGATGCAACAATTTCAAATGCGCAGCTGAGTTATGTTTTTTATAATTACAGTGGATACAATGAAAAGGTTTTAATTGACTCCAATCTAAAAGATAATTGCAGTGATTATTTAAGCGAAATTTACAAAACAAGTTTATTTTTGAAGGATGGAACTCAAATTAAATTGATCGGTTGCTTTGGAGATACTGTAGTCGTTTTGTCAGACTATAACAGAGGACCAGGGTTGTATAATTTGTTTAAAGTTCAGAAAAAGGAGTATCAAAAATTGATTCACTAG
- a CDS encoding PKD domain-containing protein → MKKRILFSSLAVLAMSVNTAFSQTWVEKMQDPNVNFYDVQQAFNDYYKDYESKFKQNEKLKAAGRAKLPATPTPFIPNKGGVSTTATPVPDALEKGKMTGGWKAYKRWENYMEQRLYPSGDRSVMTNAWNEYLDNYYAGAAGGTRAAGPSTPTTMAANWTLLGPTTSIPSGGGGAGRVNFVRFDPTASTTIYVGSPGGGLWKSTNSGTTWTTQTDQLAVIGTTDLAIHPTNPLIQYLATGDGEAQDTYSIGVLKTTDGGTTWVPTGLSWLITQGRTISRLLINPQNPNTLFAATSNGVYRTRNAGATWTQIASAVANMKDIEYRPGDTTIVYATSTTQFYRSTTAGTTFVTTSTGLPATGAVSRLSVAVTAANSAYVYVLAANTAYGFQGLYRSTDNGATFTTRSTTPNVLGYNSTGSDAGGQGWYDLSLAVSPLNADHVLVGGVNIWRSTNGGTAWTINAHWTGTGAPYVHADIHALEYLPGSGTTYFSGNDGGLFRTTTSGTAWTDLSNGLQISQIYRIGLSTTNQNLLLSGWQDNGTNRWSGTPTWTRPLGGDGMECIIDWSNANVQYGELYYGEINKTTTGGNLTTNIVASGGTGVNADGDWVTPYIEAPSNAATLFVGKAQVYKSTNSGTTWAQVGTITGGTGNVIALANAASNINYIYAAKINKFYTCTTGAAFVDRTAGLPVASAAISYIAVDPLNANRVWVTFSGYSAANKVWYTADAGVTWTNYSTGLPNLPANCIVYQGSSVNDPLYVGTDVGVYYRDNTSGSWAPYNTGLPNVSVRELEIQYTALKLRAATYGRSIWQSDLASPGTSPPIADFTANRTNICVGDCINFTDISSGSPTSWSWTFTGGTPGTSTIQNPTNICYNTPGTYAVTLVATNANGSDTETKTAYITVSSPIALPLVEGFQGATFVPSGWYLSNPDLDMTWAQSTTVGGYGTSTNSAVMDNLTPATTIAGTVDELWTPKYNFTGVSSATMTFDVAYCRYDATFFDSLIVYVSTNCGSTWSRVYAKGSTLLATAPDNNASVFVPTAAQWRTETVSMTPYAGQANVMVKFQNKSGWGQMLYLDNINITGAGAPVASVSIAQTAGTNPMCAGASATFTATPTNGGATPTYQWQINGVNVGGATSSTFTTTTLANGNIVTCIMTSSLGGVVGSPATSNAITMTVNALPATPTIGSNTPVCVGSTILLTSNTIAGATYAWTGPSAFTSALEDPSRPTATLAMAGTYSLTVTVGGCTSAVATTSVAVNALPATPTAGSNTPVCVGSTILLTSNTVAGATYAWTGPAAFTSALEDPSRTSATAGMAGTYSLTVTVGGCTSAVATTTVAVTAGPAAPTAGSNTPVCVGSTILLTSNTVAGATYSWTGPGGFTSALEDPSIASATAGMAGTYSLTVTVGGCTSAAATTTVAVNAAPATPTVGSSTPDCVGQTISLTSNTIAGATYAWTGPGGFTSALEDPTIPSATLVMAGTYSLTVTVGGCASAVATTTVVVNALPAAPTAGSNSPVCVGSTILLTSNTIAGATYAWTGPSTFTSTLEDPSRPSATAAMAGTYSVTVTVGGCTSLPGTTTVAVNTAPATPTVGSSTPDCVGQTISLTSNTIAGATYAWTGPAAFASSLEDPTRPSATLAMAGTYSLTVTVGGCTSAVATTTVVVNALPSTPVPSINGSTTPAAICAGGTITLTTPNLGAGYTYSWTGPNNYAAAVRNPPAITGATTVMGGTYSLTVTNGGCSSLAGTVTIVVNPIPAAPTAGSNSPVCTGSTILLTSNTVAGATYAWTGPATFTSTTEDPSRPSATLAMAGTYSVTVTVAGCTSVAGTTTVAVSGSVVPTNAIVASPSGAVCAGTSVTFTATAGGGGTTPTYQWQVNGSNVGTGGTIYTSSTLASGDIVTCILNSSSSCATPTTATSNAITMTVNPTVVPSVSVVASPAGAICTGTSVTFTATPTNGGTTPTYQWQVNGSNVGTGGTTYSSAALINGDIVTCILTSTATCPSTPTATSSGITMTVNPTVVPAVSIVASPSGAICSGDAVTFTATPTNGGTTPTYQWQVNGSNVGTGGITYTSSALANGDIVTCIVTSNATCASPLTATSTGITMVVNPTPATPTITVSGTTLTSSSPTGNQWYLNGTLIVGATNQNYTFTVNGTYTVIVTNGPCSSVASAPEVIINVGIEDANNQYGLSIYPNPNDGNFNISFNAIEKSNYKMELTNALGQLIYREELKDYSGIYKKQFSVVEYGKGVYTITLTNDKHDVIKKIIVY, encoded by the coding sequence ATGAAAAAAAGAATACTTTTTTCTTCATTGGCTGTGCTTGCAATGTCCGTAAATACAGCGTTTTCCCAAACCTGGGTAGAAAAAATGCAAGATCCGAACGTGAATTTTTATGACGTTCAACAAGCCTTCAACGATTATTATAAAGACTACGAGTCGAAGTTTAAACAGAACGAAAAACTCAAAGCTGCCGGCAGAGCAAAATTGCCTGCAACACCAACACCTTTTATTCCCAATAAAGGTGGTGTTTCTACAACCGCTACTCCAGTTCCTGATGCGTTAGAAAAAGGAAAAATGACTGGAGGCTGGAAAGCCTATAAGCGTTGGGAAAATTACATGGAACAACGTTTATATCCTTCTGGTGATCGTTCGGTAATGACGAATGCATGGAATGAATATCTAGATAATTATTATGCAGGTGCCGCTGGAGGAACAAGAGCTGCCGGACCGAGCACACCAACAACGATGGCTGCAAACTGGACACTTTTGGGTCCTACTACCAGTATTCCTTCCGGTGGAGGTGGAGCCGGTCGTGTAAACTTTGTTCGTTTTGACCCAACAGCTTCTACAACTATTTATGTGGGTTCACCGGGCGGTGGACTTTGGAAATCTACCAACAGCGGAACAACCTGGACCACACAAACCGACCAGTTAGCTGTTATCGGAACAACCGATTTAGCAATTCACCCAACCAACCCATTGATTCAATATTTGGCAACTGGTGATGGTGAAGCGCAAGACACTTACTCTATCGGAGTTTTGAAAACAACTGATGGCGGAACCACATGGGTGCCAACCGGTTTATCATGGTTAATTACACAAGGTAGAACGATCAGTCGATTATTAATAAACCCACAAAACCCAAATACCCTTTTTGCTGCAACAAGCAATGGTGTGTATCGCACACGCAATGCTGGAGCTACATGGACACAAATTGCTTCCGCAGTGGCGAATATGAAAGACATTGAGTACCGCCCCGGTGATACAACAATTGTTTATGCAACGTCTACTACTCAGTTTTATAGATCTACTACTGCCGGAACAACCTTTGTAACCACATCCACAGGCTTGCCTGCTACAGGTGCAGTTTCTCGTTTGTCGGTTGCTGTTACTGCTGCAAACTCAGCCTACGTATATGTTTTGGCTGCTAATACAGCTTACGGCTTTCAAGGATTATACCGCTCTACAGATAATGGTGCAACGTTTACTACACGCTCTACTACTCCAAATGTGTTGGGTTATAACAGTACGGGTTCTGATGCCGGTGGACAAGGTTGGTACGATTTATCATTGGCCGTTTCTCCTTTAAATGCGGATCATGTATTGGTTGGCGGAGTTAATATTTGGCGCTCAACAAATGGCGGAACCGCTTGGACAATCAATGCGCATTGGACAGGAACAGGTGCACCTTATGTACATGCTGATATCCATGCTTTGGAATATCTACCTGGAAGTGGAACAACCTACTTCTCCGGAAATGATGGTGGATTGTTTAGAACAACAACCAGCGGAACGGCTTGGACAGATTTAAGTAATGGATTACAAATTTCTCAAATTTATCGTATCGGATTATCTACGACTAACCAAAATTTATTATTGTCCGGTTGGCAAGATAACGGAACCAACAGATGGAGCGGAACACCTACATGGACAAGACCATTAGGGGGAGATGGGATGGAGTGTATCATCGATTGGTCCAATGCAAATGTTCAATACGGTGAGTTGTATTATGGAGAAATCAACAAAACCACAACTGGAGGAAATCTGACTACAAACATTGTTGCTTCTGGTGGAACTGGAGTAAATGCGGATGGTGATTGGGTAACTCCATATATTGAGGCGCCAAGTAATGCCGCAACATTATTTGTTGGAAAAGCGCAGGTTTATAAAAGTACCAATAGTGGAACAACATGGGCACAAGTCGGAACTATTACTGGTGGAACAGGAAACGTAATTGCACTTGCAAATGCAGCCTCTAACATCAATTATATCTATGCCGCTAAAATCAATAAATTTTATACCTGTACAACCGGTGCAGCATTTGTCGATAGAACTGCGGGATTGCCTGTAGCATCAGCAGCTATTTCTTATATTGCAGTTGATCCTTTAAATGCAAACAGAGTTTGGGTTACCTTCTCCGGATATTCTGCTGCCAACAAAGTATGGTACACGGCAGATGCTGGGGTTACCTGGACGAACTACTCAACTGGTTTGCCAAACCTTCCTGCAAACTGTATCGTTTATCAAGGAAGCTCTGTAAATGATCCTCTTTATGTTGGTACCGATGTTGGTGTTTATTACCGCGATAATACTTCCGGTTCTTGGGCTCCTTATAACACAGGCTTACCAAACGTTTCGGTGAGAGAATTAGAAATTCAATATACAGCTCTAAAATTAAGAGCAGCAACATATGGGCGTAGCATCTGGCAATCCGATTTAGCATCACCGGGGACATCTCCTCCAATTGCTGATTTTACTGCTAACAGAACCAATATTTGTGTGGGTGATTGCATCAACTTTACTGATATTTCATCTGGTTCTCCTACTTCATGGAGTTGGACATTCACGGGTGGAACTCCAGGAACATCTACCATACAAAACCCAACAAATATTTGTTATAACACACCCGGAACCTATGCGGTTACGCTTGTTGCAACCAATGCAAATGGTAGCGATACAGAAACAAAAACCGCTTACATTACCGTTTCTTCTCCTATCGCATTACCTTTAGTAGAAGGATTTCAAGGCGCAACATTTGTTCCTTCGGGATGGTATTTAAGCAACCCCGATCTTGATATGACATGGGCGCAATCAACAACTGTTGGTGGTTATGGTACAAGTACGAACAGTGCGGTGATGGATAACCTAACACCGGCAACAACAATTGCTGGAACCGTGGACGAGTTGTGGACACCAAAATACAATTTTACCGGAGTAAGTTCTGCTACAATGACATTTGATGTTGCTTATTGTCGCTATGATGCAACCTTCTTCGATTCATTGATTGTTTATGTTTCTACGAATTGCGGTTCTACTTGGTCGAGAGTATATGCAAAAGGGTCAACGCTTTTAGCAACAGCTCCAGATAACAATGCATCGGTATTCGTTCCTACTGCAGCACAATGGAGAACAGAAACAGTAAGTATGACGCCTTATGCCGGACAAGCAAATGTGATGGTGAAATTCCAAAACAAATCGGGCTGGGGACAAATGTTGTACTTAGATAATATTAATATTACAGGTGCCGGTGCTCCGGTTGCAAGTGTTTCAATCGCACAAACTGCCGGAACAAATCCAATGTGTGCCGGTGCTTCTGCAACATTTACAGCTACACCAACCAATGGTGGTGCAACACCAACCTATCAATGGCAAATCAATGGTGTGAATGTGGGTGGTGCAACCTCATCAACATTTACAACAACAACATTAGCGAATGGGAATATCGTAACCTGCATCATGACTTCTAGTTTAGGCGGAGTTGTGGGGAGTCCGGCTACATCTAATGCCATTACAATGACTGTAAATGCTTTACCTGCAACACCAACAATCGGTAGTAACACGCCAGTTTGTGTTGGGTCTACAATCTTGTTGACTTCAAATACCATCGCAGGCGCAACGTATGCATGGACAGGTCCGAGTGCATTTACCTCCGCATTGGAAGATCCGTCTCGTCCGACTGCTACACTTGCCATGGCTGGAACATATAGTCTGACAGTTACTGTTGGTGGCTGTACAAGTGCTGTAGCAACCACTTCGGTGGCTGTAAATGCTTTACCGGCAACTCCTACAGCCGGAAGTAATACCCCTGTTTGTGTTGGTTCAACCATTTTGTTGACATCCAACACTGTAGCGGGTGCAACGTATGCATGGACAGGTCCTGCTGCATTTACTTCTGCATTAGAAGACCCTTCTCGAACATCTGCAACAGCAGGTATGGCCGGAACATACAGTTTAACAGTGACCGTTGGCGGATGTACCAGCGCAGTAGCTACAACAACGGTAGCTGTAACTGCTGGTCCTGCAGCACCTACAGCCGGTAGCAATACCCCTGTTTGTGTTGGCTCAACTATTTTATTGACATCGAATACTGTTGCTGGTGCAACTTATAGCTGGACCGGACCGGGTGGATTTACATCCGCACTTGAAGATCCAAGTATCGCTTCTGCAACAGCAGGTATGGCTGGAACGTATAGCTTAACAGTTACCGTAGGCGGATGTACCAGTGCAGCAGCAACCACCACGGTTGCTGTGAATGCAGCTCCTGCAACACCTACTGTTGGTAGCAGTACTCCGGATTGTGTTGGTCAAACAATCAGTTTAACATCTAATACCATTGCGGGTGCAACGTATGCATGGACTGGTCCGGGTGGATTCACATCTGCCTTAGAAGATCCTACCATTCCATCAGCAACACTTGTTATGGCCGGAACGTATAGTTTAACCGTAACCGTGGGTGGTTGTGCCAGTGCAGTAGCAACTACAACAGTTGTTGTAAATGCCTTGCCGGCAGCTCCAACAGCAGGAAGTAATTCCCCTGTTTGTGTGGGTTCAACAATTTTATTAACGTCTAATACCATTGCAGGTGCAACGTATGCTTGGACAGGTCCAAGTACATTCACTTCTACTTTGGAAGATCCATCTCGTCCATCCGCTACAGCGGCTATGGCCGGAACATATAGTGTTACCGTTACAGTTGGTGGCTGTACCAGCTTGCCTGGAACAACAACAGTTGCAGTAAATACAGCTCCTGCCACACCAACAGTGGGTAGCAGCACTCCGGATTGTGTTGGTCAAACCATCAGTTTAACATCCAATACCATTGCGGGTGCAACGTATGCATGGACTGGTCCAGCTGCGTTTGCTTCTTCACTAGAAGACCCAACTCGTCCATCCGCAACACTTGCAATGGCAGGAACATACAGTTTAACAGTAACAGTAGGCGGTTGTACCAGTGCTGTGGCAACTACAACCGTTGTTGTAAATGCATTGCCTTCAACTCCTGTTCCTAGTATAAATGGAAGCACAACACCAGCTGCAATCTGTGCAGGTGGAACAATTACCTTAACAACTCCAAATCTTGGAGCCGGTTATACCTACAGCTGGACGGGCCCGAACAATTATGCAGCAGCAGTTAGAAATCCTCCTGCAATTACTGGAGCAACTACCGTAATGGGCGGAACCTATTCATTAACAGTAACGAATGGTGGCTGCTCGAGTTTGGCTGGTACAGTTACCATTGTTGTGAATCCAATCCCTGCTGCTCCTACCGCTGGAAGTAACTCTCCTGTATGTACTGGCTCAACCATTTTATTAACGTCTAATACCGTTGCAGGTGCAACATATGCATGGACAGGTCCTGCAACATTTACTTCTACAACTGAAGATCCTTCTCGTCCATCTGCAACGCTAGCGATGGCTGGAACGTATAGCGTAACAGTTACAGTTGCCGGATGTACAAGTGTTGCCGGAACAACAACGGTAGCCGTAAGTGGTAGTGTTGTGCCAACCAATGCAATTGTTGCGAGTCCGTCTGGTGCTGTTTGTGCCGGAACATCTGTTACTTTCACTGCCACTGCAGGTGGAGGTGGAACTACCCCAACGTATCAATGGCAAGTAAATGGTAGCAACGTTGGAACCGGTGGAACAATTTATACAAGCTCAACACTTGCAAGTGGGGACATCGTAACGTGTATTTTAAACTCCAGTTCGTCTTGTGCAACACCAACAACAGCGACATCCAATGCAATTACAATGACGGTTAATCCAACTGTTGTTCCTTCTGTTAGTGTTGTTGCGAGTCCGGCTGGTGCAATTTGTACAGGAACATCTGTTACATTCACTGCTACGCCTACTAATGGTGGAACAACTCCTACTTACCAATGGCAAGTAAATGGCAGTAACGTTGGAACAGGTGGAACAACCTATTCAAGTGCAGCCTTGATTAATGGTGATATTGTAACATGTATTTTAACATCTACTGCAACATGTCCTTCAACACCTACAGCAACTTCTAGTGGAATAACAATGACGGTTAACCCAACTGTTGTTCCTGCAGTAAGTATTGTTGCAAGTCCGAGTGGTGCAATTTGTTCTGGTGATGCAGTTACATTTACGGCTACTCCAACCAATGGCGGAACAACACCAACGTATCAATGGCAAGTGAATGGAAGCAACGTAGGAACAGGCGGAATAACCTATACTTCATCTGCTTTAGCAAATGGTGATATTGTAACCTGTATCGTAACATCGAATGCAACCTGTGCAAGTCCGCTTACAGCAACAAGCACAGGCATTACAATGGTTGTTAATCCAACGCCTGCAACACCAACGATTACTGTTTCTGGAACAACATTAACATCCAGTTCGCCAACAGGAAATCAATGGTACTTAAATGGAACGTTGATCGTAGGTGCGACAAACCAAAACTATACATTCACAGTAAATGGAACGTATACGGTAATCGTAACAAACGGTCCTTGTTCTTCGGTAGCTTCAGCTCCTGAAGTTATTATCAATGTAGGAATTGAGGATGCAAACAACCAATACGGCTTAAGCATCTATCCAAATCCGAACGATGGAAATTTCAATATTTCATTCAATGCGATTGAAAAATCAAATTATAAAATGGAATTGACAAATGCACTTGGACAGTTGATTTATAGAGAAGAACTGAAAGATTATTCAGGCATTTATAAAAAACAATTCAGTGTCGTTGAATACGGAAAAGGTGTTTATACCATCACTTTAACAAACGATAAACACGATGTAATTAAAAAGATCATTGTGTATTAA
- a CDS encoding acyltransferase family protein: MSGFLIGRIIIKTFIQNGSYTLKTFAGFIKRRWYKTLPVYYLAIFINYIIGHFITGTSFDFNWKYLLFIHTFFESSHTFFPISYSLAMEEWFYLLFPLFFLASIWLFKKREPYLILVGLCIAYIILSVTMRMQIYLTDHPHWDTVMRKSLLTRIDCSIYGVLMALFFYKSKEWFIKYRNWLLILGLLLYAISIYFRILYPEGFYYNVLYFTFIPFAFAVSIPFFYCIKRGSYFVFTLFTFLSLTAFAFYLFHLSPIMEVFLMFTKDRTLPFTLLAYAIYLIVTFSTTSLWYRYVEKPITELRDNF, translated from the coding sequence TTGAGCGGTTTTTTAATTGGTAGAATTATTATTAAAACGTTTATTCAAAATGGCTCATATACATTAAAAACATTTGCTGGTTTTATTAAAAGGAGATGGTACAAAACATTGCCGGTTTATTATCTTGCAATTTTCATTAATTACATTATCGGACATTTTATAACAGGTACTAGTTTTGATTTTAATTGGAAATATTTATTATTTATTCACACATTTTTCGAATCGAGCCATACGTTTTTTCCAATAAGCTATAGTTTGGCGATGGAAGAATGGTTTTATCTATTGTTTCCTTTGTTTTTTTTGGCAAGCATCTGGTTATTCAAAAAAAGAGAGCCATATTTAATTTTAGTTGGATTATGCATAGCATATATTATTTTATCCGTGACTATGCGCATGCAGATTTATTTAACCGATCATCCGCACTGGGATACTGTCATGAGAAAATCGTTACTAACACGAATAGATTGTAGTATTTATGGTGTTTTAATGGCATTGTTTTTTTATAAGAGTAAAGAATGGTTTATAAAGTATAGAAATTGGTTATTAATACTCGGATTGTTGCTTTATGCTATTTCCATATATTTTCGGATTTTATATCCGGAAGGCTTTTATTATAATGTTTTATATTTCACTTTTATTCCCTTCGCTTTCGCAGTATCTATCCCCTTTTTCTATTGTATTAAGAGGGGGTCTTATTTTGTTTTTACACTTTTTACTTTTTTAAGTTTAACCGCTTTTGCTTTTTATTTATTTCATCTGTCCCCAATCATGGAAGTGTTTTTAATGTTTACAAAAGATAGAACGCTTCCTTTTACGCTATTGGCATACGCGATATATTTAATAGTAACATTTTCAACTACCTCCCTTTGGTACCGTTATGTTGAAAAGCCAATAACGGAGCTGCGAGACAATTTTTAG